One Drosophila kikkawai strain 14028-0561.14 chromosome 3L, DkikHiC1v2, whole genome shotgun sequence genomic window carries:
- the MED1 gene encoding mediator of RNA polymerase II transcription subunit 1 isoform X1, with protein sequence MSGSNAKSSGTGFGNLVLIPSIEEKNKQIQQETMMEKLRAKYRNKPKTYEEIKKSVRMYFIEKHYPLDPLCKATLQAALDKLQHYIKVTSRHGLVERLESLSRQLGLKFMEDQQLLFISTDMFYVEILLDAAGSLTDVKVHHECKIEQQSSELVACLKSGDFADFTVQLEGLSSIYQLNAEPKVKKKAFVALQALETDIQSLYQMQLQNHSSDSYALMTSSSVGLVLPRRGGHPMKLTYFCPPLHLPEGDPKLASGDFSIDKVMRSSHGLSATVNLEGSSANKLQTMPTVSFVRDAQTGLEVPTYAQLNQNNSLLMPATYVLRLNKPMPVCLESLKGLGLPGLDAMATPPTAPTTVLNLIVQTASKQAIRNTQRGLYVNLPKETHCYFFTDNRKLQGTLVSSLPFTEPAQVPRIVAFLKKQALFYTLLASCVREQQKQYNDMDSTVILEVTAVSFNQITVELQHPYEESLATVDFLLEDGQPTCSVYCLSNEYEQLSQKLTRTVRKVVSIPMVIYKLLKCWDEEHEFKLHGVIGPGAGAAGAIGGGGGGGGSVGGGGGGGCTSNFNQFTMDTAPPPDGSLPGGGFANINNLKMDSKTRSLADSFAASTSAAAAIAGLINLKRETDPQAGISPGGASVSCTSSSSAAVKTTDQEIADKYKNIWKDKTPNLKHCVSITPISGDGKSSSVGSTSTGGVVAGVEVQRTGGIEIIPLNAQTSVAGGGAASSSSAAATTITITPITGGKESIKESSKKSNTTTVGSGGATKRPHESIASGSSSSGGGSSGSTSSSTSSSSSDTQKEKKRKKKRDDSPMGPPEKIYSRQNSPAAGGDCSTSGGVVRKFSSPSSSPKAGGAGQGLMAGVPPGRPSPKHSPVYSSPKHNTASNSPKSPFGTHSPKHGSSGKPSMSTLKSAATAATSLSPKGDKSSSSAGAVPSGVVPSSSGPGVAPGLVRSFASVGAPPPPPPVPPLTSTTGSVVSGSSGQSVKKEKSSSGSGSNSSSSTMAASGSSVAAGGISPASVAAAVAALKSSQQQQQLKTSVASLSHLAAGGGLSSYAATSGAGGPPAASASVVVGAGVGAGASGMELSALRKSMAGGAGLLFSILKKQAYHYYPCIEHVSLMTSTAALATTTQAAAVTTTAAPVAAASAGQLAPPTSLLGSRQGPGAPAAAAAAPTAAATATLATTQATTAAAATAAMPQQQPGAVPPSSCLTTSGCSLDSAGGNTLAGVSTEYMVKPSSQEGLKLTINKTGSSKSSSSSSGSSSISSSSAGGQGKSKSSSGAVAGSSGSSGSTKKQHTGLKPGVNSGPASKKATAAATAASSSSSSKHLFQKANSSGNLSTKLSGSSAGGGVPLTKSNSTNSFQEHNAPRRRPSMGGLATVSGGGGNSQRKSSSTVVGIGGSSGAVSPAAHGGSTSQPPPRFDHHTDMMTILQYASPTMAASMEGFIKGLHNKFQIPKLSQRGSGTNPPSGRSTPSSDQLSTATASTSSATVASSGLPDPEAKPPVPHPSPGANEGLLNLSSTAGMPSGDGIDEELLASLAGE encoded by the exons ATGAGCGGTTCTAATGCCAAATCCTCGGGGACTG gcTTTGGGAACCTCGTGCTCATTCCCAGCATCGaggagaaaaacaaacaaatccaGCAGGAGACGATGATGGAGAAGTTGCGGGCAAAGTATAGGAACAAGCCCAAGACGTACGAGGAGATCAAGAAGTCTGTGCGAATGTACTTCATCGAGAAACACTATCCGCTAGATCCGCTATGCAAGGCCACGCTGCAGGCGGCGCTAGACAAGCTGCAGCACTACATTAAGGTGACATCGCGCCATGGCCTCGTCGAACGGCTGGAGAGCCTCTCAAGGCAGCTGGGCCTAAAATTCATGGAGGACCAGCAGCTACTGTTCATCTCCACCGACATGTTTTACGTCGAGATCCTACTGGACGCCGCAGGAAGTCTGACAGACGTCAAAGTGCACCACGAGTGCAAGATAGAGCAACAGTCCAGCGAACTGGTGGCTTGCCTGAAGTCCGGCGACTTCGCAGACTTTACGGTCCAGTTAGAGGGTCTCTCCTCTATATACCAGCTGAACGCCGAGCCGAAGGTTAAGAAGAAAGCGTTTGTTGCGTTGCAGGCTTTGGAAACGGACATTCAGAGCCTCTACCAGATGCAGTTACAAAATCACTCCAGCGACAGCTATGCCCTGATGACCAGCTCCTCCGTCGGACTGGTGCTGCCTAGACGGGGAGGGCATCCGATGAAGCTAACATACTTTTGCCCGCCCCTTCACCTGCCGGAGGGTGACCCGAAGTTGGCAAGTGGGGACTTCAGCATTGATAAAGTGATGCGTAGCAGTCACGGCTTGAGTGCCACCGTCAACCTGGAAGGTTCTTCTGCAAACAAACTGCAGACTATGCCCACGGTGTCGTTCGTACGCGATGCACAAACGGGCCTAGAGGTCCCCACATACGCTCAGCTCAACCAGAACAACTCCCTGCTAATGCCGGCTACATATGTGCTACGTCTTAACAAGCCAATGCCCGTGTGCCTGGAGTCGTTGAAGGGATTGGGATTACCCGGGCTGGATGCGATGGCTACACCCCCCACGGCGCCCACAACAGTGCTCAATCTAATTGTACAGACTGCGTCCAAGCAGGCGATTAGGAACACACAGCGCGGGCTGTATGTGAATTTGCCGAAGGAAACGCACTGCTACTTCTTTACCGACAACCGTAAACTTCAGGGCACGCTTGTGTCTTCGCTGCCCTTCACGGAGCCCGCCCAAGTGCCGCGGATCGTGGCGTTCCTGAAGAAGCAGGCACTGTTTTATACGCTTCTAGCGAGCTGTGTTCGCGAGCAGCAAAAACAATATAATG ACATGGACAGCACTGTGATACTTGAGGTGACTGCCGTCTCCTTTAATCAGATCAccgttgagctgcagcacccgtACGAAGAGTCGTTGGCTACGGTGGACTTCCTTCTGGAAGACGGTCAGCCCACATGCAGCGTCTACTGCCTGAGTAATGAGTACGAGCAGCTCTCGCAAAAACTAACCCGCACTGTCCGTAAGGTGGTTTCCATTCCGATGGTTATCTACAAGCTGCTCAAGTGCTGGGACGAGGAGCACGAGTTCAAACTGCATGGCGTTATTGGTCCCGGAGCGGGCGCTGCGGGAGCaatcggaggaggaggcggcggcggaggatcagtaggaggcggaggcggaggcggatgCACCAGTAATTTCAATCAGTTCACCATGGACACGGCACCGCCTCCAGATGGTAGTCTGCCTGGCGGTGGTTTCGCCAACATCAACAACCTCAAGATGGACTCGAAAACGCGATCCCTGGCCGATTCCTTTGCTGCCTCAACCTCGGCTGCTGCGGCCATCGCCGGTTTGATAAACCTTAAGCGCGAAACGGATCCCCAGGCTGGCATTTCACCTGGTGGAGCCTCCGTTAGCTGCAcctccagctcctcggccGCCGTAAAAACAACCGATCAGGAAATTGCTGACAAGTACAAGAATATTTGGAAGGACAAGACCCCGAATCTGAAGCATTGCGTCAGCATTACTCCCATTTCAGGAGACGGCAAGTCAAGTTCTGTCGGATCGACAAGCACTGGTGGAGTCGTCGCAGGCGTCGAGGTTCAACGAACTGGTGGCATTGAGATAATCCCACTTAACGCCCAGACTTCTGTCGCTGGCGGTGGGGCAGCTTCCTCGTCCAGTGCGGCAGCCACGACCATAACCATCACTCCCATCACGGGAGGTAAGGAATCCATTAAGGAGTCGTCGAAGAAGAGTAACACCACTACGGTCGGATCAGGTGGGGCAACTAAGCGACCACATGAGAGCATTGCCAGTGGCTCCTCGTCTAGTGGGGGCGGATCAAGTGGATCGACCTCGTCCTCTAcaagcagcagctcctccgatacccaaaaagaaaagaaacgcAAAAAGAAGCGCGACGATTCACCGATGGGACCTCCGGAGAAGATCTACTCGCGCCAAAACTCGCCAGCTGCTGGTGGTGATTGCTCCACGTCGGGTGGAGTAGTGCGAAAGTTTTCGTCACCCTCGTCGTCCCCAAAGGCAGGTGGCGCTGGTCAGGGTCTAATGGCTGGAGTGCCTCCGGGGCGTCCAAGCCCGAAGCACTCGCCCGTCTATAGCAGTCCAAAGCACAATACCGCCTCCAATAGTCCAAAGTCTCCGTTTGGCACCCACTCTCCAAAGCACGGATCCTCCGGCAAGCCGAGCATGTCCACGCTGAAAAGTGCGGCCACTGCGGCAACAAGCCTGAGTCCCAAGGGGGACAAGTCCTCATCCTCTGCGGGAGCCGTACCATCTGGAGTAGTCCCCTCCTCTTCGGGTCCTGGTGTGGCTCCTGGTCTTGTGCGATCCTTTGCAAGCGTGGGcgcaccgccaccaccacctccaGTTCCTCCACTAACCAGCACGACTGGATCAGTAGTGAGCGGAAGCAGCGGACAAAGCGTTAAAAAGGAGAAATCGTCTTCTGGATCCGGTTCCAATTCCTCTTCATCTACAATGGCTGCAAGTGGTTCCTCCGTCGCCGCTGGAGGAATTTCCCCAGCCAGTGTAGCGGCTGCAGTGGCCGCCTTGAAATcctcgcagcagcagcagcagctgaagaCTTCGGTGGCCAGTCTTTCTCATTTAGCGGCCGGAGGAGGATTAAGCAGCTACGCGGCCACCTCGGGAGCGGGTGGACCAccggcagcatcagcatcagtgGTGGTGGGAGCAGGAGTTGGAGCAGGAGCTTCCGGGATGGAGCTGAGTGCCCTGCGGAAGAGTATGGCGGGAGGTGCG GGGCTTCTCTTTAGCATCCTTAAAAAGCAAGCTTACCACTACTATCCCTGCATTGAgcac GTTAGTTTGATGACGTCGACGGCAGCtttagcaacaacaacccaggcagcagcagtaacaacaacagcagcgccagtagcagcagcatcagcggGGCAATTGGCTCCTCCAACATCGCTGCTGGGATCGCGTCAGGGTCCGGGGGcaccagcagcggcggcagcagcgccaacagcggcagcaacagcaacactaGCAACAACacaagcaacaacagcagcagcggcaacggcAGCAATGCCACAACAGCAGCCGGGAGCGGTGCCTCCTAGTAGCTGCTTGACAACTAGCGGCTGCAGTTTGGACTCCGCCGGAGGCAACACTCTGGCCGGAGTTTCCACGGAGTACATGGTGAAGCCCAGCAGCCAAGAGGGCCTTAAGCTAACCATCAACAAGACGGGTAGCAGCaagagctccagctccagctctggTTCTAGTTCCATCTCCAGTTCTTCAGCCGGCGGGCAGGGAAAATCGAAAAGCAGCAGTGGAGCTGTGGCGGGCTCATCGGGGTCATCTGGATCCACCAAGAAGCAGCACACGGGCCTCAAGCCGGGCGTGAACAGTGGACCCGCCTCGAAAAAggccacagcagcagctacaGCCGCATCTAGCTCTTCTTCCAGTAAGCATCTCTTCCAGAAGGCGAATTCCTCTGGCAATTTGAGCACCAAATTGAGTGGCTCGAGCGCAGGCGGAGGAGTGCCGCTTACAAAGAGCAACAGCACAAACTCCTTCCAAGAACACAACGCCCCTAGGCGACGTCCCAGCATGGGCGGACTCGCCACCGTTAGTGGTGGTGGCGGCAATTCCCAGCGCAAATCTAGTAGCACTGTGGTGGGCATAGGCGGATCTTCAGGAGCAGTTTCGCCAGCTGCGCACGGTGGCTCCACCTCACAGCCTCCGCCGCGATTTGATCATCACACCGACATGATGACCATCCTGCAGTACGCTTCCCCCACGATGGCCGCCAGTATGGAGGGGTTCATCAAAGGTCTGCACAATAAGTTCCAGATACCGAAACTTTCACAACGAGGAAGCGGGACAAATCCCCCCAGTGGACGCAGTACGCCCAGTTCGGACCAGCTGAGCACGGCCACAGCTTCCACATCTAGTGCAACTGTCGCTTCAAGCGGACTGCCAGACCCAGAGGCCAAGCCGCCGGTGCCACATCCTTCGCCCGGTGCCAATGAGGGCCTCCTCAACCTAAGCAGCACGGCCGGAATGCCGTCTGGGGATGGCATTGATGAGGAGCTTCTGGCCAGCCTGGCCGGCGAATGA
- the MED1 gene encoding mediator of RNA polymerase II transcription subunit 1 isoform X2: MSGSNAKSSGTGFGNLVLIPSIEEKNKQIQQETMMEKLRAKYRNKPKTYEEIKKSVRMYFIEKHYPLDPLCKATLQAALDKLQHYIKVTSRHGLVERLESLSRQLGLKFMEDQQLLFISTDMFYVEILLDAAGSLTDVKVHHECKIEQQSSELVACLKSGDFADFTVQLEGLSSIYQLNAEPKVKKKAFVALQALETDIQSLYQMQLQNHSSDSYALMTSSSVGLVLPRRGGHPMKLTYFCPPLHLPEGDPKLASGDFSIDKVMRSSHGLSATVNLEGSSANKLQTMPTVSFVRDAQTGLEVPTYAQLNQNNSLLMPATYVLRLNKPMPVCLESLKGLGLPGLDAMATPPTAPTTVLNLIVQTASKQAIRNTQRGLYVNLPKETHCYFFTDNRKLQGTLVSSLPFTEPAQVPRIVAFLKKQALFYTLLASCVREQQKQYNDMDSTVILEVTAVSFNQITVELQHPYEESLATVDFLLEDGQPTCSVYCLSNEYEQLSQKLTRTVRKVVSIPMVIYKLLKCWDEEHEFKLHGVIGPGAGAAGAIGGGGGGGGSVGGGGGGGCTSNFNQFTMDTAPPPDGSLPGGGFANINNLKMDSKTRSLADSFAASTSAAAAIAGLINLKRETDPQAGISPGGASVSCTSSSSAAVKTTDQEIADKYKNIWKDKTPNLKHCVSITPISGDGKSSSVGSTSTGGVVAGVEVQRTGGIEIIPLNAQTSVAGGGAASSSSAAATTITITPITGGKESIKESSKKSNTTTVGSGGATKRPHESIASGSSSSGGGSSGSTSSSTSSSSSDTQKEKKRKKKRDDSPMGPPEKIYSRQNSPAAGGDCSTSGGVVRKFSSPSSSPKAGGAGQGLMAGVPPGRPSPKHSPVYSSPKHNTASNSPKSPFGTHSPKHGSSGKPSMSTLKSAATAATSLSPKGDKSSSSAGAVPSGVVPSSSGPGVAPGLVRSFASVGAPPPPPPVPPLTSTTGSVVSGSSGQSVKKEKSSSGSGSNSSSSTMAASGSSVAAGGISPASVAAAVAALKSSQQQQQLKTSVASLSHLAAGGGLSSYAATSGAGGPPAASASVVVGAGVGAGASGMELSALRKSMAGGAVSLMTSTAALATTTQAAAVTTTAAPVAAASAGQLAPPTSLLGSRQGPGAPAAAAAAPTAAATATLATTQATTAAAATAAMPQQQPGAVPPSSCLTTSGCSLDSAGGNTLAGVSTEYMVKPSSQEGLKLTINKTGSSKSSSSSSGSSSISSSSAGGQGKSKSSSGAVAGSSGSSGSTKKQHTGLKPGVNSGPASKKATAAATAASSSSSSKHLFQKANSSGNLSTKLSGSSAGGGVPLTKSNSTNSFQEHNAPRRRPSMGGLATVSGGGGNSQRKSSSTVVGIGGSSGAVSPAAHGGSTSQPPPRFDHHTDMMTILQYASPTMAASMEGFIKGLHNKFQIPKLSQRGSGTNPPSGRSTPSSDQLSTATASTSSATVASSGLPDPEAKPPVPHPSPGANEGLLNLSSTAGMPSGDGIDEELLASLAGE, from the exons ATGAGCGGTTCTAATGCCAAATCCTCGGGGACTG gcTTTGGGAACCTCGTGCTCATTCCCAGCATCGaggagaaaaacaaacaaatccaGCAGGAGACGATGATGGAGAAGTTGCGGGCAAAGTATAGGAACAAGCCCAAGACGTACGAGGAGATCAAGAAGTCTGTGCGAATGTACTTCATCGAGAAACACTATCCGCTAGATCCGCTATGCAAGGCCACGCTGCAGGCGGCGCTAGACAAGCTGCAGCACTACATTAAGGTGACATCGCGCCATGGCCTCGTCGAACGGCTGGAGAGCCTCTCAAGGCAGCTGGGCCTAAAATTCATGGAGGACCAGCAGCTACTGTTCATCTCCACCGACATGTTTTACGTCGAGATCCTACTGGACGCCGCAGGAAGTCTGACAGACGTCAAAGTGCACCACGAGTGCAAGATAGAGCAACAGTCCAGCGAACTGGTGGCTTGCCTGAAGTCCGGCGACTTCGCAGACTTTACGGTCCAGTTAGAGGGTCTCTCCTCTATATACCAGCTGAACGCCGAGCCGAAGGTTAAGAAGAAAGCGTTTGTTGCGTTGCAGGCTTTGGAAACGGACATTCAGAGCCTCTACCAGATGCAGTTACAAAATCACTCCAGCGACAGCTATGCCCTGATGACCAGCTCCTCCGTCGGACTGGTGCTGCCTAGACGGGGAGGGCATCCGATGAAGCTAACATACTTTTGCCCGCCCCTTCACCTGCCGGAGGGTGACCCGAAGTTGGCAAGTGGGGACTTCAGCATTGATAAAGTGATGCGTAGCAGTCACGGCTTGAGTGCCACCGTCAACCTGGAAGGTTCTTCTGCAAACAAACTGCAGACTATGCCCACGGTGTCGTTCGTACGCGATGCACAAACGGGCCTAGAGGTCCCCACATACGCTCAGCTCAACCAGAACAACTCCCTGCTAATGCCGGCTACATATGTGCTACGTCTTAACAAGCCAATGCCCGTGTGCCTGGAGTCGTTGAAGGGATTGGGATTACCCGGGCTGGATGCGATGGCTACACCCCCCACGGCGCCCACAACAGTGCTCAATCTAATTGTACAGACTGCGTCCAAGCAGGCGATTAGGAACACACAGCGCGGGCTGTATGTGAATTTGCCGAAGGAAACGCACTGCTACTTCTTTACCGACAACCGTAAACTTCAGGGCACGCTTGTGTCTTCGCTGCCCTTCACGGAGCCCGCCCAAGTGCCGCGGATCGTGGCGTTCCTGAAGAAGCAGGCACTGTTTTATACGCTTCTAGCGAGCTGTGTTCGCGAGCAGCAAAAACAATATAATG ACATGGACAGCACTGTGATACTTGAGGTGACTGCCGTCTCCTTTAATCAGATCAccgttgagctgcagcacccgtACGAAGAGTCGTTGGCTACGGTGGACTTCCTTCTGGAAGACGGTCAGCCCACATGCAGCGTCTACTGCCTGAGTAATGAGTACGAGCAGCTCTCGCAAAAACTAACCCGCACTGTCCGTAAGGTGGTTTCCATTCCGATGGTTATCTACAAGCTGCTCAAGTGCTGGGACGAGGAGCACGAGTTCAAACTGCATGGCGTTATTGGTCCCGGAGCGGGCGCTGCGGGAGCaatcggaggaggaggcggcggcggaggatcagtaggaggcggaggcggaggcggatgCACCAGTAATTTCAATCAGTTCACCATGGACACGGCACCGCCTCCAGATGGTAGTCTGCCTGGCGGTGGTTTCGCCAACATCAACAACCTCAAGATGGACTCGAAAACGCGATCCCTGGCCGATTCCTTTGCTGCCTCAACCTCGGCTGCTGCGGCCATCGCCGGTTTGATAAACCTTAAGCGCGAAACGGATCCCCAGGCTGGCATTTCACCTGGTGGAGCCTCCGTTAGCTGCAcctccagctcctcggccGCCGTAAAAACAACCGATCAGGAAATTGCTGACAAGTACAAGAATATTTGGAAGGACAAGACCCCGAATCTGAAGCATTGCGTCAGCATTACTCCCATTTCAGGAGACGGCAAGTCAAGTTCTGTCGGATCGACAAGCACTGGTGGAGTCGTCGCAGGCGTCGAGGTTCAACGAACTGGTGGCATTGAGATAATCCCACTTAACGCCCAGACTTCTGTCGCTGGCGGTGGGGCAGCTTCCTCGTCCAGTGCGGCAGCCACGACCATAACCATCACTCCCATCACGGGAGGTAAGGAATCCATTAAGGAGTCGTCGAAGAAGAGTAACACCACTACGGTCGGATCAGGTGGGGCAACTAAGCGACCACATGAGAGCATTGCCAGTGGCTCCTCGTCTAGTGGGGGCGGATCAAGTGGATCGACCTCGTCCTCTAcaagcagcagctcctccgatacccaaaaagaaaagaaacgcAAAAAGAAGCGCGACGATTCACCGATGGGACCTCCGGAGAAGATCTACTCGCGCCAAAACTCGCCAGCTGCTGGTGGTGATTGCTCCACGTCGGGTGGAGTAGTGCGAAAGTTTTCGTCACCCTCGTCGTCCCCAAAGGCAGGTGGCGCTGGTCAGGGTCTAATGGCTGGAGTGCCTCCGGGGCGTCCAAGCCCGAAGCACTCGCCCGTCTATAGCAGTCCAAAGCACAATACCGCCTCCAATAGTCCAAAGTCTCCGTTTGGCACCCACTCTCCAAAGCACGGATCCTCCGGCAAGCCGAGCATGTCCACGCTGAAAAGTGCGGCCACTGCGGCAACAAGCCTGAGTCCCAAGGGGGACAAGTCCTCATCCTCTGCGGGAGCCGTACCATCTGGAGTAGTCCCCTCCTCTTCGGGTCCTGGTGTGGCTCCTGGTCTTGTGCGATCCTTTGCAAGCGTGGGcgcaccgccaccaccacctccaGTTCCTCCACTAACCAGCACGACTGGATCAGTAGTGAGCGGAAGCAGCGGACAAAGCGTTAAAAAGGAGAAATCGTCTTCTGGATCCGGTTCCAATTCCTCTTCATCTACAATGGCTGCAAGTGGTTCCTCCGTCGCCGCTGGAGGAATTTCCCCAGCCAGTGTAGCGGCTGCAGTGGCCGCCTTGAAATcctcgcagcagcagcagcagctgaagaCTTCGGTGGCCAGTCTTTCTCATTTAGCGGCCGGAGGAGGATTAAGCAGCTACGCGGCCACCTCGGGAGCGGGTGGACCAccggcagcatcagcatcagtgGTGGTGGGAGCAGGAGTTGGAGCAGGAGCTTCCGGGATGGAGCTGAGTGCCCTGCGGAAGAGTATGGCGGGAGGTGCG GTTAGTTTGATGACGTCGACGGCAGCtttagcaacaacaacccaggcagcagcagtaacaacaacagcagcgccagtagcagcagcatcagcggGGCAATTGGCTCCTCCAACATCGCTGCTGGGATCGCGTCAGGGTCCGGGGGcaccagcagcggcggcagcagcgccaacagcggcagcaacagcaacactaGCAACAACacaagcaacaacagcagcagcggcaacggcAGCAATGCCACAACAGCAGCCGGGAGCGGTGCCTCCTAGTAGCTGCTTGACAACTAGCGGCTGCAGTTTGGACTCCGCCGGAGGCAACACTCTGGCCGGAGTTTCCACGGAGTACATGGTGAAGCCCAGCAGCCAAGAGGGCCTTAAGCTAACCATCAACAAGACGGGTAGCAGCaagagctccagctccagctctggTTCTAGTTCCATCTCCAGTTCTTCAGCCGGCGGGCAGGGAAAATCGAAAAGCAGCAGTGGAGCTGTGGCGGGCTCATCGGGGTCATCTGGATCCACCAAGAAGCAGCACACGGGCCTCAAGCCGGGCGTGAACAGTGGACCCGCCTCGAAAAAggccacagcagcagctacaGCCGCATCTAGCTCTTCTTCCAGTAAGCATCTCTTCCAGAAGGCGAATTCCTCTGGCAATTTGAGCACCAAATTGAGTGGCTCGAGCGCAGGCGGAGGAGTGCCGCTTACAAAGAGCAACAGCACAAACTCCTTCCAAGAACACAACGCCCCTAGGCGACGTCCCAGCATGGGCGGACTCGCCACCGTTAGTGGTGGTGGCGGCAATTCCCAGCGCAAATCTAGTAGCACTGTGGTGGGCATAGGCGGATCTTCAGGAGCAGTTTCGCCAGCTGCGCACGGTGGCTCCACCTCACAGCCTCCGCCGCGATTTGATCATCACACCGACATGATGACCATCCTGCAGTACGCTTCCCCCACGATGGCCGCCAGTATGGAGGGGTTCATCAAAGGTCTGCACAATAAGTTCCAGATACCGAAACTTTCACAACGAGGAAGCGGGACAAATCCCCCCAGTGGACGCAGTACGCCCAGTTCGGACCAGCTGAGCACGGCCACAGCTTCCACATCTAGTGCAACTGTCGCTTCAAGCGGACTGCCAGACCCAGAGGCCAAGCCGCCGGTGCCACATCCTTCGCCCGGTGCCAATGAGGGCCTCCTCAACCTAAGCAGCACGGCCGGAATGCCGTCTGGGGATGGCATTGATGAGGAGCTTCTGGCCAGCCTGGCCGGCGAATGA